A window of Tetrapisispora phaffii CBS 4417 chromosome 9, complete genome contains these coding sequences:
- the TPHA0I03310 gene encoding uncharacterized protein (Ty like retrotransposon): protein MALANTAHSSTNIMNKLKNLNYIGSEPAFIFISMIRELINPIRPEEYFHLEPIIINYILNSLNGDYASIRDHFSQPPQYTIEDIFASIRSKYEYMKMNKSINTTSTSQTDTYHTCSRPLHKRII, encoded by the coding sequence ATGGCTTTAGCTAATACCGCTCACAGCTCCACTAATATTATGAATAAACTCAAAAACCTAAATTATATTGGCAGTGAGCCTGcattcattttcatttccaTGATTCGTGAATTAATCAATCCAATTCGTCCTGAGGAATATTTTCACTTAGAaccaattattattaattacatACTAAACTCCTTAAACGGTGATTATGCTTCCATTAGAGATCACTTCTCACAGCCACCCCAATATACTATCGAAGATATCTTCGCATCCATCCGCAGCAAGTATGAATACatgaaaatgaacaagAGTATCAATACCACCTCCACTTCTCAAACTGATACTTATCACACCTGCTCCAGACCACTACATAAGAGAATAATTTGA